A stretch of Planococcus citri chromosome 5, ihPlaCitr1.1, whole genome shotgun sequence DNA encodes these proteins:
- the LOC135846338 gene encoding glucose dehydrogenase [FAD, quinone]-like, whose amino-acid sequence MRQSNTFFKKSTKERASFMQLLKWSSWFLVTGLHVTYALSQPCPFTYTSSLPELTQAIRSLTPLIMENCEIMGSYPEDKSSYVYQQFYPQYYDFIIVGSGSAGSTIAGRLSEIQEWKVLLIEAGTDPPINSDIPFLFASMVQTPYDWNYTTTVSGDTCMAYVGNQCTWPRGKVLGGSSSTNFIGAIRGNARDYDYWESLGNTGWGYKNVLKFFKKLERIRNLNYEDRSAHGYFGPVYIEPYTNKTVYDVIKVKNYIASYCTKYGYKIVEDINANNQAGLALLPGTLHNDVRWNTAKAYLQPAKDRPNLTVMKGTMVIKILINNQKQAYGVVVHKDGKTKEIYCTKEVIVSAGAINSPQLLMLSGIGPEKHLRKLNIKVIKNACVGCNLRDHLSVHSHIGIINAELDGYGVEHGAEYLLYRYLSRREDIGLAMDAMLFINTTGNTAEYPNVQVFHTILPRNNFMKAFFGKLLMFKPDIGQLLANSIETNAILLMFPVLLRPESTGEILLKSKNWFDPPIIISGYMTQKKDIDALTEALRIIESISETKTFKTYGTLKVLQAPACLKLPPKSDEYYECLIRYFGTTTYHPSGTCRMGPSKDSTAVVSPELKVYGIKGLRVADASIMPQLTAGNINIPVIMIGEKAADMVKKDWLWL is encoded by the exons ATGCGCCAAAgcaacacttttttcaaaaaatccacgAAAGAACGAGCGTCATTCATGCAACTACTCAAATGGAGTTCTTGGTTTCTAGTCActg GCTTACACGTCACCTATGCTCTGAGTCAGCCATGCCCTTTTACATACACTTCATCCTTGCCAGAATTAACGCAAGCCATACGTTCATTAACACCTTTAATAATGGAAAACTGCGAAATTATGGGATCATATCCTGAAGATAAAAGCTCCTACGTATACCAACAATTTTATCCACAATATTATGATTTTATCATCGTGGGCTCTGGATCAGCTGGAAGCACGATTGCAGGTCGTCTGAGTGAAATACAAGAATGGAAGGTTTTACTCATCGAAGCAGGAACTGATCCGCCAATTAATTCCGACATACCTTTCTTGTTCGCCTCAATGGTACAAACTCCCTACGACTGGAACTACACAACAACCGTGTCAGGGGACACTTGTATGGCGTATGTTGGTAATCAATGTACTTGGCCCAGAGGTAAAGTCTTGGGAGGAAGCAGCTCGACAAATTTTATTGGCGCGATACGTGGCAATGCGAGAGATTACGATTATTGGGAATCATTGGGTAATACTGGCTGGGGTTATAAGAATGTACTGAAGTTTTTTAAGAAACTAGAACGCATACGTAATCTAAATTATGAAGATAGATCAGCACATGGTTATTTTGGTCCAGTTTACATAGAACCATATACGAACAAAACTGTATATGATGTaataaaagtcaaaaattacaTAGCAAGTTATTGCACCAAATATGGATACAAAATTGTCGAAGATATAAATGCAAATAACCAAGCTGGGCTCGCACTGTTACCAGGAACACTTCACAATGACGTAAGATGGAATACTGCCAAAGCATATCTTCAACCAGCAAAAGACAGACCCAACTTGACGGTAATGAAAGGAACAATGGTCATTAAAATATTAATCAACAATCAAAAGCAGGCTTATGGAGTTGTAGTTCACAAAGATGGCAAGACAAAGGAAATATATTGCACGAAGGAAGTCATTGTATCAGCGGGAGCCATTAATTCTCCTCAACTTTTGATGCTTTCTGGTATAGGACCAGAAAAGCATCTGAGGAAGTTGAACATCAAAGTGATAAAAAATGCTTGCGTTGGTTGCAATTTGCGAGATCATTTATCAGTACACAGTCACATAGGTATAATCAATGCAGAATTAGATGGTTATGGCGTAGAGCATGGAGCAGAATACCTCTTATATCGATATTTGAGTAGAAGAGAAGACATAGGTTTAGCGATGGACGCCATGTTATTCATAAATACAACCGGTAACACAGCCGAGTACCCAAATGTACAAGTTTTCCATACTATTTTACCTCGAAATAATTTCATGAAGGCATTCTTTGGCAAACTTTTAATGTTCAAACCAGATATAGGTCAATTGTTGGCGAACTCGATCGAAACAAACGCAATTTTACTCATGTTCCCTGTATTACTGAGACCTGAAAGTACAGgagaaattttactcaaaagtaaaaattggtTCGACCCGCCTATAATTATATCCGGATATATGACTCAGAAAAAAGATATAGACGCGTTGACTGAAGCTTTACGTATTATAGAAAGCATATCTGAAactaaaactttcaaaacatatGGAACCCTGAAAGTTCTACAAGCCCCAGCATGTTTAAAGCTACCTCCAAAATCAGATGAATATTACGAATGCCTAATTCGATATTTTGGCACAACGACGTATCATCCGAGTGGTACTTGTAGAATGGGACCTTCGAAGGACTCGACTGCAGTGGTTAGTCCTGAACTGAAAGTTTATGGAATAAAAGGATTAAGAGTGGCTGATGCATCGATAATGCCTCAACTAACAGCTGGTAACATAAATATACCAGTTATTATGATCGGAGAAAAAGCTGCTGATATGGTCAAAAAGGACTGGCTTTGGCTATGA